In a genomic window of Lepisosteus oculatus isolate fLepOcu1 chromosome 5, fLepOcu1.hap2, whole genome shotgun sequence:
- the LOC102695060 gene encoding olfactory receptor 52B2-like, with product MDNISYNSSSMLLLERLNIPPTSVYLVFCLGMLIYGIIVFCNSIVLFTIALQKHLYQPMYLLLFNLPINDLIGATAFLPQLMKEILLDSRSISYPACVTQAFFVHLYAVGSLLILTAMAYDRYVAICCPLRYSSIMTNTHLMKIVALLWLMNFILIAVLFSLVLRLPRCRSLISNIYCDNPSLVALVCSDTSINNIYGLFLTAVLQALALGSVLYTYMQILYTCLRNKHSDARSKAVQTCTPHLVSFITLEITSFYRILSYRFEKTPSYISKVFGVLVVTFPPTLNPIIYGLKIKEIRTRIPLIFRRKVAHI from the coding sequence ATGGATAACATCTCTTACAACAGCTCATCTATGTTACTCCTGGAAAGATTAAATATACCTCCAACTAGTGTCTATCTAGTATTTTGTCTGGGAATGTTAATTTATGGCATCATTGTTTTCTGTAATTCCATTGTCCTTTTCACAATTGCTCTGCAGAAACATCTATATCAACCCATGTATCTGCTGCTTTTCAATCTACCCATTAATGATTTAATTGGGGCCACTGCCTTTCTTCCTCAATTAATGAAAGAAATTTTGCTTGATTCCAGATCAATAAGTTACCCAGCCTGTGTCACCCAGGCTTTCTTTGTACACCTTTATGCTGTAGGCTCTCTGCTGATACTTACAGCAATGGCATATGATAGGTATGTTGCTATATGCTGCCCTTTAAGGTACAGTTCAATCATGACAAATACCCATTTAATGAAAATCGTTGCACTGCTCTGGttaatgaatttcattttgATAGCTGTGCTTTTCTCCTTGGTTCTGCGGTTGCCTCGATGTCGATCACTAATATCTAATATTTACTGTGATAATCCCTCTCTTGTGGCACTTGTGTGCTCTGATACTAGCATAAATAACATCTATGGGCTGTTTTTGACAGCTGTGCTGCAAGCTCTGGCTTTAGGATCAGTTCTCTACACATACATGCAGATACTTTATACATGTCTGAGAAACAAGCACTCGGATGCAAGGAGCAAAGCTGTTCAAACTTGCACACCACATTTAGTTTCATTCATCACTTTAGAAATTACATCTTTTTACAGAATTCTTTCATATCGTTTTGAGAAGACACCCTCATATATATCGAAAGTTTTTGGGGTCTTAGTTGTAACATTTCCCCCAACCCTGAACCCAATTATATATGGTCTGAAAATAAAAGAGATCAGAACAAGAATACCATTGATTTTCAGACGAAAGGTGGCACACATCTAA